A segment of the Pseudomonas versuta genome:
TACTTCGCGCTTGAGGCTGGAAAAGGCAATGATGTCCAGTTGGCCTAAATCGATATCGCGCTCGCGGTAGTTGGTCGCTTTTTTGTGCAGGGTAGGGCCCAGGCGCTGCAGCAGTTTGCTCGCCGGGATTCGCTTGGGGCGTGCTTCACGGCGTACCAGCTGGCTCAGCGAGTAGGCGCTGCGGCGGCGCTGCAGCTCTTCGCGCCACTCATCATTCAAGCGGCGACCTTCATCGAGTACGAAGAACACTTCAAAGCGCGCCTCACCAAACAATACGTCCGGAGGCTCTTGGCTGGCCTGGGTGAAATCCTCGGTGTGGTAGGGGATATTCAAGCCCTGGAGCAGGCGCTGGCATACCCAACGCTCACGCTCCCACTTGCGGGCATTGGATAAAAAGGCATTGGCTTGTTCGGCCTGGATGGTGAGCAGGCGCAGATAGTCAGAGTCGTCCATTGACGCAGCTTAGCCTTGAAACAGGTGTTACCGAAAGCCTGCGGTGTAGACTGACGCGCATCACAATCACTGGCATCAGACATGGAGGGTTGGGCGGTGAGCTTTAACAAGGTCGGGACACAGACATGATCAGCGCCGCAGTGTTATCCACAGCAACGCTGTTGATCGGCTGGTTACTGTATGTACCTGTTGTGATGTGGGCGATCTGGCGTGCGCCCTGGGTGGAGCTGTTTGCCGACTCGCGACGCCAGCACCTGCTATTCGGCACGGTGTTCGCGCTGTTCTTGCTGTGGCTGGTGCGGCGTGATTTCGATACGGGGGTGTCGTATCACTTTATTGGGCTGACGGTCGTCACGTTATTGCTCGATTGGCCGCTGGCAATGGTCGGTGCGCTGATGGCGCAAGTGGGGCTGGTGCTTTTGGGGCGTCAGGATCTGGCCGCGATGGGCGTCAATGGCATGCTGTTGATTGTGTTGCCCGTGGCAGTGACCGAGGGTTGCGCGCATCTGGTCGAGCGCGCACAGCCGCGCAATCCATTCGTGTATATCTTTTGCTCGGGCTTCTTCGCTGCTGCGCTGGTGGCGTTGCTGTGTGTGCTGGCGGTGCTAGGCGTGTTGTGGCTGGACGGGTTGTTCGTCATGCCGCAGTGGCTTGAAGACTTTGTCGGCTACCTGTGGCTAATCATTTTCCCCGAAGCGTTTATCAACGGGATGCTGGTCACCGCGTTGGTCGTGTTCTGCCCCGAATGGCTTGAAACCTTCAACAGCACCCGGTATCTGGCAGCTCCCTGGAAGGATGAAGAGCCCAAGTAACGGTTTACCGCGTGCAGGAGCTGGCAATCCAGCTCCTGTAGAGGTGGGGGTAATGGTTTTAATGCAGGCGGTCTGGCAAGTCCTCGGAAAACAGGTCGTCCTCGGCATCAGGGCTCACCGGGATTTTGTGTTCTTCGCTGGCCCAGGCGCCCAAGTCGATCAGTTTGCAGCGGTCCGAGCAAAAAGGGCGGAACGCGTTGGTGGTTTTCCATTCCACGGCGGTGCCACAGGTCGGGCAGTCTACGGTCATAGGTTTGGTCATGGTTGGCCTCCACGCAAAGTTAAATAAAAGTGATGCAGGCGCTCGACTTCAGTCTTGAGTGCCTTCAGGTCGCGGTCGTTGACCAGCACGTCATCAGCGTGACTGAGGCGCTCCTCGCGGCTGGCTTGGGCCTTGAGAATCGCCTGCACCTGCTGCTCGTTCGTATTGTCGCGCAATAACGTGCGCTCAATCTGCAAGGCCTGCGGGGCATCGATCACCAGCACGCGCTGGGTCGTGGCGTACTGGCCAGACTCGATCAGCAGCGGCGAAACCAGAATGGCATAAGGCGATTGCGCCTGCGCCAGGTTGTGCGCGATTTCTTCACGAATCAATGGGTGCAACAGGGCTTCCAGCCAGCGCCGAAGTTCAGGATCACTGAAGATCAGGCTCCGCAACGCGCTGCGATTGAGCTGTCCATCGGCCTGCAGCACCGCATCGCCAAAGTGCTCTGCGATTTTGGCCAGCGCCGGACGTCCGGGCTCTACCACCCAGCGCGCGGCATGGTCGGCGTCCACTACATGTACGCCCAACGCGGCGAAGTGTTCGGCAGCGGCACTTTTACCACTGCCAATGCCACCGGTCAGGCCGAGAATCCAGGGTTTGGAAGATGAGGTATTCATTTCAAACCGAAAGCTACCAATAGAAGGCGCTTATTTGACCACCCCAGAGCAATCCGATCCAGCCGCCAATTGCCAGATAGGGTGCAAAGGGAATTGCAGTACAGGGTTTGGCACGGCGCACAGCCAGCAGGATCAGGCCGACGATCGCCCCCATCAGTGACGAGAGCACAATGGTCATGGGGAGAACGGCAATCCCGCCCCAGGCCCCGAACATGGCCAATAACTTGAAGTCGCCGTAGCCCATGCCGTCCTTGCCGGTGAGCAGTTTGAAGATCCAGAAGATTGACCACAGGCTGGCATAACCCAGCGCCGCGCCCCATACCGCTTGTGACAGACCGGTAAACGTATCGAAACTATTGAGCAGCAGTCCCGTCCAGAGCAGGGGCAGTACCAGCACATCGGGCACGATCAGATGTTCAGCATCGATCAGGCAAATAGCCAGCAGCCCCCATGTCAGTACGAGCATCCAGCCCGCCTGGAGGGTAAAACCGAAATGCCAGGCAATAAACCCTGACAGCAATCCGCAAGCCAGTTCGGTCAAAGGGTAGCGCGGGCTGATGAGGGTACGGCACTGCGAGCACTTGCCACGCAGCAACAGGTAGCTGAGCAGCGGTATGTTTTCCCACAGGCGTAAGGGATGCTGGCATTCCGGGCAATGGGAGCGGGGCAGCATCAAGTTATACACAGGCATTTTTTCGGCTGGGGGCATCTCCAGCAATTCCTTGGCCTGTGCTCGCCAGTCCTGTTCAAGCATTCTGGGCAAGCGCCATACCAGTACATTGATAAAGCTGCCCGTCAACAAGCCGAGGATCAGGGCACAGACGATAAAAGCGTCTGGATGGCGGGTAAAAAACTCAATCATGTTCAAATCACTTGGCCCAATTTGAAAATCGGTAAATACATGGCAATTACCAGCCCGCCCACCATGACACCGAGTACCACCATGATTGCGGGCTCCATCAATGCTGTCAGGTTATCGACCAGGGTGTCGACTTCGTTCTCATAATAGTTGGCTACGTGGTTGAGCATCTCGTCCAATGTGCCGGATTCTTCTCCAATTGCTGTCATCTGAATCGCCATGCCCGGAAACACGCCCACAGCGCCCATGGCGACATGGATCTGACTGCCTGTTGCGACCTGCTGCTGGAGTTGCAGCACCGCTTGCTCGAACAGGTAGTTGCCCGTGGCCCCGGCGACTGCATTCAGCGCTTCAAGCAATGGGACTCCGGCGGCAACGGTGGTGGACAGGGTGCGGGCAAAACGGGCAGTGGCCGAAAAATGCAGCAGGTGGCCCAGCACCGGCAGTTTTAATAACCACCGATCAAGCCGCTGGCGCAGTGCCGGGGAGTGTTTGTAGCGATAGCGCAACCCCGCAACCCCTAGGCATCCACCGGCAAGCAGCCACAGCCCGAACTGTTGCACCGCCTGCGAGACGGCGATCACCCATAAAGTGAAAACCGGCAGTTGGGCGTCAAATGAATCGAATACGTTCTGGAATTGCGGCACCACTTCAATCAACAAAATCCCGCAAACCGCTAATGCCACCACCAGCACGGTGATGGGGTACGTCATGGCCTTTTTGATTTTCTTTTTCAGGGTCTCGGTTTTTTCCTTGTAAGTCGCGACCCTGTCGAGCAACACCTCCAGGGCTCCAGCCTGTTCGCCTGCTTCTATGAGATTGCAAAACAGCGCATCGAAATGTGCCGGGTTTTTTCGCAGCGCACTGGCCAGGCTGATCCCTGCATTGATGTCCTGTTGCAGCGCCCTCACCAATTTGCGCATGGCGAGATGTTCGAAGCCGTTGGCAATGACCTCCAGGGCTTGCAGCAGCGGGATGCCGGCTCTGGTTAGCGTGGCCAGCTGGCGGGTGAAAAGGGTGATTTGCAGGGCTTTGATTGCTGCGCCAGTGCAGGGCGCGCGGTCTGAATGTCGGCGGATTTTACTAACGGTAATACCTTGTCGACGTAGCTGAACCCGGATCATGGCCATGTTGCCTGCGATGGTTTCACCACTGAGTCGAGTCCCGTGACGATCAGTGCCGTGCCATCGATAAACACTGGTTTTAAGCGCCCGTACCGGCATTTTTGTTCGCCCCTGAATGGTTGTTTGCCAAGCCTCAAAGACTAGATGCCCCGCGCCCGGGACAGCCACTGGAGCGTGTCCAAAGGTGTCTGCCATGCAGTTGTGGAGCAACGGCCCGCTAACCTTGATAGCCTGTGCGCACTTTTTGGGCGGCTCAGTACTGCATTGGCGTTTGGCCACTGGGCCACGTCCCACTTTTGGAGACTTCACGTGAAACA
Coding sequences within it:
- the coaE gene encoding dephospho-CoA kinase (Dephospho-CoA kinase (CoaE) performs the final step in coenzyme A biosynthesis.) — translated: MNTSSSKPWILGLTGGIGSGKSAAAEHFAALGVHVVDADHAARWVVEPGRPALAKIAEHFGDAVLQADGQLNRSALRSLIFSDPELRRWLEALLHPLIREEIAHNLAQAQSPYAILVSPLLIESGQYATTQRVLVIDAPQALQIERTLLRDNTNEQQVQAILKAQASREERLSHADDVLVNDRDLKALKTEVERLHHFYLTLRGGQP
- a CDS encoding energy-coupling factor ABC transporter permease, whose translation is MISAAVLSTATLLIGWLLYVPVVMWAIWRAPWVELFADSRRQHLLFGTVFALFLLWLVRRDFDTGVSYHFIGLTVVTLLLDWPLAMVGALMAQVGLVLLGRQDLAAMGVNGMLLIVLPVAVTEGCAHLVERAQPRNPFVYIFCSGFFAAALVALLCVLAVLGVLWLDGLFVMPQWLEDFVGYLWLIIFPEAFINGMLVTALVVFCPEWLETFNSTRYLAAPWKDEEPK
- a CDS encoding DUF1780 domain-containing protein; its protein translation is MDDSDYLRLLTIQAEQANAFLSNARKWERERWVCQRLLQGLNIPYHTEDFTQASQEPPDVLFGEARFEVFFVLDEGRRLNDEWREELQRRRSAYSLSQLVRREARPKRIPASKLLQRLGPTLHKKATNYRERDIDLGQLDIIAFSSLKREVLDLNSHFPPPTEYLRMGWRSLSLVGPTFARVLFAQPDAPDFLRNNLGRSIIFDVGISL
- a CDS encoding type II secretion system F family protein — protein: MPVRALKTSVYRWHGTDRHGTRLSGETIAGNMAMIRVQLRRQGITVSKIRRHSDRAPCTGAAIKALQITLFTRQLATLTRAGIPLLQALEVIANGFEHLAMRKLVRALQQDINAGISLASALRKNPAHFDALFCNLIEAGEQAGALEVLLDRVATYKEKTETLKKKIKKAMTYPITVLVVALAVCGILLIEVVPQFQNVFDSFDAQLPVFTLWVIAVSQAVQQFGLWLLAGGCLGVAGLRYRYKHSPALRQRLDRWLLKLPVLGHLLHFSATARFARTLSTTVAAGVPLLEALNAVAGATGNYLFEQAVLQLQQQVATGSQIHVAMGAVGVFPGMAIQMTAIGEESGTLDEMLNHVANYYENEVDTLVDNLTALMEPAIMVVLGVMVGGLVIAMYLPIFKLGQVI
- the yacG gene encoding DNA gyrase inhibitor YacG, translating into MTKPMTVDCPTCGTAVEWKTTNAFRPFCSDRCKLIDLGAWASEEHKIPVSPDAEDDLFSEDLPDRLH
- a CDS encoding prepilin peptidase, whose translation is MIEFFTRHPDAFIVCALILGLLTGSFINVLVWRLPRMLEQDWRAQAKELLEMPPAEKMPVYNLMLPRSHCPECQHPLRLWENIPLLSYLLLRGKCSQCRTLISPRYPLTELACGLLSGFIAWHFGFTLQAGWMLVLTWGLLAICLIDAEHLIVPDVLVLPLLWTGLLLNSFDTFTGLSQAVWGAALGYASLWSIFWIFKLLTGKDGMGYGDFKLLAMFGAWGGIAVLPMTIVLSSLMGAIVGLILLAVRRAKPCTAIPFAPYLAIGGWIGLLWGGQISAFYW